The following proteins are co-located in the Enoplosus armatus isolate fEnoArm2 chromosome 10, fEnoArm2.hap1, whole genome shotgun sequence genome:
- the fosl1a gene encoding fos-related antigen 1a has translation MYRNFGSHGRGNPAYTGSVSGSNSVSLGSTSTSTTQQEQKFTMAGNSQFVPSLNAITTNQDLQWLVQPSLMHPPGPSRSPVPPYPTLSGARPLGPPPSHPHLLRPGVIRAAANTTAPTRRKNDEHLSQEEMERRRIRRERNKLAAAKCRNRRRELTDTLQNETDQLEDEKSSLQKEIEQLQKEKDKLELVLEAHRPICKIEDSDSDSDPNPSSSSLGGIKMEPEHSRRPGPSTKLPEKMERPKPKITIPTKRVTPAASAVATESESLHTPVLTSTPSLTPFTAGIVFTYPSAPLDTSASITPHASSHHGNVPHCQAPQPCGISHRRSSSSGDQSDHSLHSPTILTL, from the exons ATGTATCGCAACTTTGGGAGTCACGGAAGAGGCAACCCGGCGTACACAGGCAGCGTCTCAGGGTCAAACTCTGTATCCCTGGGAAGCACCAGCACTTCAACTACGCAACAGGAGCAG AAGTTTACAATGGCTGGCAACAGTCAGTTTGTACCAAGCCTCAATGCCATCACAACCAACCAGGACCTCCAGTGGTTGGTCCAGCCCTCCCTCATGCATCCACCGGGCCCTTCACGTTCTCCAGTGCCTCCTTACCCAACCCTCTCAGGGGCACGGCCGCTGGGTCCACCACCTTCCCACCCCCATCTTCTCAGACCAGGGGTCATAAGAGCAGCCGCAAACACTACAGCCCCGACACGCCGCAAGAACGATGAACAT TTATCccaggaagagatggagagacgtAGAATAAGAAGGGAGCGGAATAAACTGGCTGCAGCAAAATGTCGAAATCGCCGCCGGGAGCTGACAGACACGCTGCAAAAT GAGACTGACCAGCTGGAAGATGAAAAGTCCAGTTTACAGAAGGAAATAGAGCAATTACAAAAGGAGAAAGATAAGCTTGAGCTGGTCCTGGAGGCTCACCGTCCCATTTGTAAGATTGAGGACTCTGATTCGGATTCTGATCCAAATCCATCAAGTTCTTCTTTAGGAGGCATCAAAATGGAGCCAGAACACTCCAGAAGACCTGGACCCTCAACCAAGCTGCCAGAAAAGATGGAGAGGCCCAAACCGAAGATAACTATCCCCACCAAGCGTGTGACACCGGCTGCCTCTGCTGTTGCCACTGAATCAGAGTCGCTACACACCCCGGTTCTCACATCCACTCCCTCTCTTACGCCCTTCACAGCTGGGATTGTTTTCACCTATCCCTCTGCCCCGCTAGACACCAGCGCCTCGATCACACCCCATGCTTCATCACATCATGGAAACGTCCCACATTGTCAAGCCCCACAGCCCTGTGGGATCAGTCAtcgccgcagcagcagcagtggtgacCAATCAGATCACTCCCTGCACTCCCCGACCATCCTCACTCTCTGA